Below is a genomic region from Manduca sexta isolate Smith_Timp_Sample1 unplaced genomic scaffold, JHU_Msex_v1.0 HiC_scaffold_2823, whole genome shotgun sequence.
gttttttaaattgtggTGTATCTAATCTACCCAGGCTTGCGCCGGCTGGTCTGTGGTAAACGGACTAACTCCATTACGTTCCATAGCGTCTAACACTTCGCACACGTACGCTGCGACATCGGCACGACTTTGGTTTATACCTTTTATGAATGGGTGCTCCAACAGTCTGTTATATTTAGGACGCTGAGTTTCTTCTTTTATGAGGCTGAAAAATTTCTCGTAAAATAGGGCGT
It encodes:
- the LOC119192477 gene encoding dual specificity mitogen-activated protein kinase kinase 4-like gives rise to the protein MEVATGAFPYPRWGSVFEQLQQVVQGDPPRLTNNNNAFSNNFVNFVNTCLIKEETQRPKYNRLLEHPFIKGINQSRADVAAYVCEVLDAMERNGVSPFTTDQPAQAWVD